A genomic segment from Nicotiana tabacum cultivar K326 chromosome 9, ASM71507v2, whole genome shotgun sequence encodes:
- the LOC142164323 gene encoding uncharacterized protein LOC142164323 produces the protein MPGWSWCHNATNSCKGRLWVIWNPKSISFTVIESIAQIIHGQVKIVHSNKEFQFTAVYGLHTVQDRKDMWSSLRNIEKQIKGAWLMMGDFNAVLEVDDRMNGREMQDHETKDFRELLEDCSLTELPTIGKSYTWTNSHVFSRIDRAIVNDQWITSMPLVQAHVMESLFSDHSPISIEVEDYCDSKKRPFKFYNCMVDH, from the coding sequence atgcCGGGGTGGAGTTGGTGTCACAATGCCACAAATTCCTGTAAAGGCAGACTATGGGTAATATGGAATCCAAAGTCTATTAGCTTCACAGTAATAGAGAGTATTGCTCAAATTATTCATGGACAAGTCAAAATAGTGCACAGTAATAAAGAATTCCAGTTCACTGCAGTGTATGGTCTACATACAGTGCAAGATAGGAAAGATATGTGGAGTTCACTCAGGAACATAGAGAAACAAATCAAAGGAGCATGGTTGATGATGGGGGATTTCAATGCAGTTCTAGAGGTGGATGATAGAATGAATGGCAGAGAAATGCAAGATCATGAAACAAAAGATTTTAGGGAGTTACTGGAAGATTGCAGCCTAACAGAATTACCAACTATTGGGAAGTCATATACATGGACAAATAGCCATGTCTTTAGCAGAATAGATAGGGCAATCGTGAATGATCAATGGATAACTAGTATGCCTCTTGTACAAGCACATGTAATGGAGTCTCTTTTCTCTGACCACTCTCCAATAAGCATAGAAGTTGAAGATTATTGTGATAGTAAAAAGAGGCCTTTCAAGTTTTACAATTGCATGGTGGATcattga